A genomic region of Amphiura filiformis chromosome 6, Afil_fr2py, whole genome shotgun sequence contains the following coding sequences:
- the LOC140154186 gene encoding LOW QUALITY PROTEIN: protein unc-93 homolog A-like (The sequence of the model RefSeq protein was modified relative to this genomic sequence to represent the inferred CDS: inserted 1 base in 1 codon), with product MEKKKQYEAVPPDDPTLTTNSKSKHVEMKAAEDWRSKNVEVKAEDSSRTELDSWSGSKVKRNLLVVSFAFFLLFTAFMFGLITQYAPSLENHKVMEKKKQYEAVPPDDPTVTTNLKSKHVETKAEDSGLTKHVEVQEEDSSPTELDNWSEKKVMRNLLLVSFAFFLLFTAFMGLSNLQSSINCDAGLGVASLATVYGTITFSALFLPSLLIKHLGIKWTLVASMICYTSYSASNFYPTWFTVMPTAVLLGLAGAPXWASKSTYLTTIGIRYAKIRGEKRDTVVSRFFGVFFLFFQASQVLGNLVSSLVFSQDHHHHNATQTDFACGSIKATLCFSDTGNANGTNICEETKPPKDLVNIVTGLYTAKCIYTACGFSAVLIIVLFMDPITQSEKNKNRNTVELVGATLGLMLDKRILLLIPFVMFNGLEQAYMQGDFTKSFVTCKIGVQWVGYVMIFYGVIDATSSFFAGRIEKHTGRIAQFTLAAVVNVVLMIVMVTWNPTDEKPVYFIIAGLWGFSDSIWQTQTNAYFGVLFPFNQEPAFSNYRLWQSAGYTLSFAYSSFLCIWTKCLVLTFFLCVGMTGYYVTEFQRKMKTPWSSFKRKGSISASLRRISLRWKKAQEEELHVGNYLGNVDPINL from the exons ATGGAGAAGAAGAAGCAGTATGAAGCTGTACCTCCCGATGATCCGACATTGACAACGAACTCTAAATCGAAACATGTGGAAATGAAGGCAGCAGAGGACTGGCGTTCGAAGAACGTGGAAGTGAAGGCAGAGGACTCAAGTCGTACAGAATTGGACAGCTGGAGTGGGAGTAAAGTTAAGCGCAACCTTCTTGTTGTCAGTTTTGCATTTTTCCTTCTATTTACGGCTTTTATG TTCGGATTAATAACACAGTACGCGCCTTCTCTGGAAAATCATAAAGTCATGGAGAAGAAGAAACAATATGAAGCTGTACCTCCCGATGATCCGACCGTGACAACGAACTTAAAATCGAAGCATGTGGAAACTAAGGCAGAGGACTCGGGTCTTACGAAGCATGTTGAAGTGCAGGAAGAGGACTCAAGTCCTACAGAACTCGATAACTGGAGTGAGAAAAAAGTGATGCGCAACCTTCTTCTTGTCAGTTTTGCATTTTTCCTTCTGTTTACGGCTTTTATG GGACTTTCCAATCTACAAAGCAGCATCAACTGTGACGCAGGGCTGGGAGTTGCATCTCTTGCTACTGTATATGGTACTATCACCTTCTCGGCTCTATTCCTCCCGTCGTTACTTATAAAGCACCTCGGTATCAAATGGACTTTGGTAGCATCAATGATATGTTATACTTCTTACTCCGCGTCAAATTTTTACCCAACTTGGTTTACGGTAATGCCGACGGCAGTTTTACTCGGCCTTGCAGGAGCAC TGTGGGCTTCAAAGTCGACTTATTTGACAACCATAG GTATCAGGTATGCAAAGATACGCGGAGAAAAACGTGACACCGTCGTGAGTCGATTCTTTGgcgtcttttttcttttctttcaagcTAGTCAGGTGCTTGGCAATCTGGTATCTTCACTGGTTTTCTCACAGGACCATCACCATCACAATGCGACGCAGACAGATTTCGCTTGTGGATCAATCAAGGCAACGCTTTGCTTTTCAG atacTGGTAATGCTAATGGAACAAATATCTGTGAAGAGACTAAACCTCCTAAAGACTTGGTAAACATTGTCACAGGTTTGTATACCGCTAAAT GCATATACACAGCATGCGGATTCTCTGCCGTTCTCATAATAGTTCTCTTTATGGATCCCATTACGCAAAGCGAGAAGAACAAAAATAGGAACACCGTGGAATTAGTTGGTGCTACCCTTGGCCTGATGCTGGACAAAAGGATTCTTTTGCTTATTCCATTTGTAATGTTTAACGGTTTAGAACAAGCTTATATGCAAGGCGATTTTACGAAG TCATTTGTGACCTGCAAAATTGGTGTCCAATGGGTTGGATACGTCATGATTTTCTACGGTGTGATCGACGCTACTTCGTCGTTCTTTGCTGGCCGTATCGAGAAACACACCGGGCGAATAGCTCAGTTTACATTGGCGGCGGTCGTCAATGTCGTTCTAATGATAGTGATGGTAACATGGAACCCTACGGATGAGAAGCCCGTATATTTTATCATTGCTGGATTATGGGGCTTTTCGGATTCTATATGGCAAACCCAGACGAATG CCTACTTTGGAGTGCTGTTCCCCTTCAATCAAGAACCAGCCTTTTCAAATTACCGTCTCTGGCAATCTGCTGGATACACACTGTCATTCGCGTACAGCAGTTTTCTATGCATTTGGACAAAGTGTTTGGTGCTCACCTTTTTCTTATGTGTTGGCATGACTGGATATTACGTAACCGAATTCCAAAGGAAGATGAAAACACCATGGAGTAGCTTCAAAAGAAAAGGCTCTATCAGTGCTAGTCTCAGAAGGATTAGTCTCAGATGGAAAAAAGCACAAGAAGAGGAACTGCATGTTGGAAACTATCTCGGCAATGTTGACCCTATAAACTTGTAA
- the LOC140154346 gene encoding uncharacterized protein, whose translation MPISSTRDRLTLQLDTPAASNVTASDRPNQQKSPSTNSTEVGNIKQRKVTLPSIEKLKIDDKTTVCGNVVGRSLSHGSATAHQSAKHHHIVKPKSIHHHPGHQQHHRHHHKKRKSKKEKEGDDIVLRKIRFFSSQPEPAPYTLCLSFPGVDLSHRQLLDAITSTDIIHKEDVKSIQFVDMNCILGTAGVDNRWYVTVKDFDTRYLLLRNCIWIDNDPLHFRLLDDVNMEDYKEYRRRVVTLQSDEHVSALERLLALHY comes from the coding sequence ATGCCGATATCAAGTACGAGGGATCGACTGACCCTTCAACTTGACACACCAGCTGCAAGCAATGTCACCGCTTCCGATAGACCTAATCAACAAAAGTCGCCATCAACAAATTCCACAGAAGTCGGCAACATTAAACAACGGAAGGTAACATTACCATCTATTGAAAAACTAAAAATTGATGATAAGACGACAGTTTGTGGAAATGTAGTCGGACGTTCTTTATCACATGGCAGTGCAACTGCTCATCAATCTGCGAAGCATCATCACATTGTTAAGCCTAAATCTATCCATCACCATCCAGGACACCAAcaacatcatcgtcatcatcacaaGAAACGAAAATCAAAGAAGGAGAAAGAAGGCGATGATATCGTTCTAAGAAAGATTCGCTTCTTTAGTTCTCAACCAGAACCTGCTCCTTATACTCTCTGCTTATCATTTCCAGGAGTAGATCTTAGCCATCGACAGCTTCTCGATGCCATCACATCCACAGACATCATTCACAAAGAAGACGTCAAGAGCATTCAGTTTGTTGATATGAACTGCATTCTTGGAACAGCAGGAGTGGATAACAGATGGTATGTAACAGTTAAAGATTTCGATACCAGATACCTTCTGTTGCGTAACTGCATCTGGATTGACAACGATCCTCTCCATTTTCGGCTTCTTGATGATGTCAATATGGAAGACTACAAAGAATACAGAAGACGTGTGGTAACGTTGCAGAGTGATGAACATGTTAGCGCTCTGGAAAGATTACTCGCATTACATTACTAA